One Elgaria multicarinata webbii isolate HBS135686 ecotype San Diego chromosome 6, rElgMul1.1.pri, whole genome shotgun sequence DNA segment encodes these proteins:
- the RUSC2 gene encoding LOW QUALITY PROTEIN: AP-4 complex accessory subunit RUSC2 (The sequence of the model RefSeq protein was modified relative to this genomic sequence to represent the inferred CDS: inserted 2 bases in 1 codon), whose product MMMASPPKLTGETLIVHHIPLVHCQVPDRQCCGTSKRTNPFCPSDVGLARTGSLPERDLLQTDSLLYSSLLQAPNVDLAPVETPEHKEGKPRDPAAPGANKRQNPFLQSDGEAQDLCAEDLAQASFRLHNGKPAFQLRELTLPPFRLHDTHSVVKPWSASSRLDVVEGQEDELAEDDVRKRSRLAPECMELDEYSCHRGDPASLSFEQEWASDADDLVHNPEGPRSRTCSCSSSELQRCRCYSLSSQSEPLDQQMGYISDSSCNSSDGVLVNFSALYNKMNGHPHPNLNSGNLSCDSSSGSHSDTGAFYLDLHSSPRESEMPCKSHLPEGSGKACGCLHPPSPVLDANCNSYPPLCDPCASEGSDLTACFQSQARLVVATQNYYKLVTCDLSSQSSPSPAGSSITSCSEEHTKGSPVQPTEYYLFQRPEAQQPESEADCSREESRPGEAERNAIEGQVYVNISPPTLAGGRPRSRSYDRSLDHSPTGRLGALERMMSCPVKLSHPELIQSSPPKRVTSFAELAKGRKKNGSSPPLRTSRDSSLEFSPIPEYQQDGSVFREDRGPYSQSLPPMPLRHSLNRSCESYHRAEWGLSACRKDAGARERPACGPETAAAQPFFSELTEAGANAASSHGQKDIRARADGGAADSKGVVRYSKDQRPTTLPIQPFVFQHHFPKQPSKARALHSHFASSLSQLYSLSAAAAASANRPASQQLSSASQSSASATSADQPMAVGALVHSQRSADGAASLADGYAKKPVPETTRPSPLGSYSPVRSNVPFFQSVDSSCLSPTPGSQPPRSRSCPISAGLLPTARPSPATGSQAPGASAAGSSLRKAKGSPRLLSKEEEEEATPPEPSVLLVEYELQGSSSPPVAGAGGHAEPQWKAGCSEAANVGSLGTVVTRPLNANHLSPQALKWREYRRRNPLGLDRAPGPAGLAGSLDWKQQQQQQHESRLPWRNPACEFPAALNAGRSNGRLNGQSMKHPQLNYSDFFPDYFSLAEKPPAEFCLSPDGNTESISIDLLQKKGLVKAINMAVDLIVAHFGSSRDLGVKAKLGNSSVSPNVGHLILKYLCPALRDVLSDGLKAYVLDVIIGQRRNIPWSVVEASTQLGPSTKVLHGLYSRVSQSPELCTHAMRFNAFIFGLLNIRSLEFWFNHLYNHEDIVQMHYQPVGFLPLSHGVCRGLFEEVLLLLQPLSLLPFSLDLLFEHRLLQMGKEQQQRKELLRVKQGLVLSAHSTLQLMRTRGSSPERSGAGSWGLAEQQQQQPGPGGCGAPAEKAPPPPPPPRLKGVGAPSGGPEGGGEAERRRAREGVAERKKDKQASWWYQLMQSSQVYIEGSAEGARXASATSARRRRGAGGRPAEPEKGPPPREGVVEGAEACPITEVPLRDRPPAAATEPPRKPQPAAREDPAKEGSRPSWMGSPPDCVVTELKRTQAKESGPGPRQQGPEGGSAGGQPKWGHLFGSRKVPKEPKQASRLPSGWLSLDRSVFQLMAQTVGAGVWRGAASEPEGLPADLSPSRSTRPAGQPERSASPETPCGVKALCHHIATESGQLSFKKGDVLRVLGKVDADWLRCSRGAESGLVPIMYVTHVEDEDY is encoded by the exons ATGATGATGGCTAGCCCCCCAAAGCTGACCGGAGAAACGCTGATTGTCCATCACATTCCCTTGGTGCATTGCCAGGTCCCGGACAGGCAGTGCTGTGGCACCAGCAAGAGGACCAACCCTTTCTGCCCATCCGACGTGGGGCTCGCGCGGACCGGCTCCCTCCCTGAGCGGGACCTCTTGCAGACGGACTCGTTGCTCTACAGCAGCTTGCTTCAGGCTCCGAACGTGGACCTGGCCCCGGTGGAGACGCCAGAGCACAAAGAGGGCAAGCCTCGCGACCCGGCTGCCCCCGGAGCCAACAAGCGGCAGAATCCATTCCTGCAGAGCGACGGCGAGGCCCAGGACCTCTGCGCCGAGGACCTGGCCCAGGCCTCCTTCCGCCTGCACAATGGCAAGCCGGCCTTCCAGCTGCGCGAGttgaccctgccccctttccgcCTGCACGACACCCACTCGGTGGTGAAGCCATGGAGCGCCAGCAGCCGCTTGGACGTGGTGGAGGGCCAAGAAGACGAGCTGGCCGAGGACGACGTGCGGAAGAGGAGCCGCCTGGCGCCGGAATGCATGGAGCTGGACGAGTACAGCTGCCACCGCGGGGACCCGGCCAGCCTCTCCTTTGAGCAGGAGTGGGCCAGCGACGCCGACGACCTCGTCCACAACCCGGAGGGCCCCCGCAGCCGGACCTGCAGCTGCTCCAGCTCGGAGCTGCAGCGCTGCCGCTGCTACAGCCTCTCGAGCCAGTCGGAGCCTCTGGACCAGCAGATGGGCTACATCAGCGACTCCTCCTGCAACAGCTCCGATGGGGTCCTGGTGAACTTCAGCGCCCTCTACAACAAGATGAACGGCCACCCGCACCCCAACCTGAACTCGGGCAACCTGTCCTGCGACTCCTCCTCCGGCAGCCACTCGGACACGGGGGCCTTTTACCTCGACTTGCACTCGTCGCCGAGGGAGTCCGAGATGCCCTGCAAGTCGCACCTGCCGGAGGGCTCCGGGAAAGCCTGCGGCTGCCtccacccgccctcccccgtctTGGACGCCAACTGCAACTCGTACCCGCCGCTCTGCGACCCATGCGCCTCGGAGGGCTCCGACCTCACCGCCTGCTTCCAAAGCCAGGCGCGGCTCGTGGTGGCCACTCAGAACTACTACAAACTGGTCACGTGCGACTTGTCTTCCCAGTCTTCTCCCAGCCCGGCTGGCTCTTCCATCACCAGCTGCTCCGAGGAGCACACCAAAGGCAGCCCCGTCCAGCCCACGGAGTACTACCTGTTCCAGAGGCCGGAGGCCCAGCAGCCGGAGAGCGAGGCGGACTGCTCCAGGGAGGAGTCGCGGCCGGGGGAGGCCGAGAGGAACGCCATCGAAGGCCAGGTCTACGTCAACATCTCGCCTCCCACCCTGGCCGGGGGCAGGCCGCGCTCCCGCAGCTACGACCGCAGCCTGGACCACAGTCCCACCGGCCGCCTGGGCGCGCTGGAACGCATGATGAGCTGCCCGGTCAAGCTGAGTCACCCCGAGCTCATCCAGAGCTCCCCGCCCAAGCGGGTCACGTCCTTCGCAGAGCTGGCCAAAGGCCGGAAGAAGAACGGCTCCTCCCCGCCGCTTCGGACCAGCCGGGACTCGTCCCTGGAGTTCTCCCCTATCCCGGAGTACCAGCAGGACGGCTCCGTCTTCCGCGAAGACCGGGGGCCGTACAGCCAGAGCCTCCCGCCCATGCCCCTGCGACACTCCCTCAACCGCAGCTGTGAGAGCTACCAccgggccgagtggggacttagCGCCTGCCGCAAGGACGCGGGCGCCAGGGAGAGGCCTGCCTGTGGGCCAGAGACGGCTGCCGCGCAACCCTTCTTCTCTGAGTTGACGGAAGCGGGGGCCAACGCTGCCAGCAGCCATGGCCAGAAGGACATTCGAGCCCGTGCTGATG GCGGTGCAGCAGACAGCAAGGGCGTCGTGCGCTACAGCAAGGACCAGCGGCCGACCACGCTGCCCATCCAGCCCTTCGTGTTCCAGCACCACTTCCCCAAGCAGCCCAGCAAGGCCCGGGCGCTGCACAGCCATTTTGCCTCCAGCCTGTCGCAGCTCTACAGCCtctccgctgccgccgccgcctccgccaaCCGGCCTGCCAGCCAGCAGCTCTCCTCCGCCTCCCAGTCCTCGGCCTCCGCCACCTCGGCCGACCAGCCCATGGCGGTGGGCGCCCTGGTGCACAGCCAGCGTTCCGCGGACGGCGCTGCCTCCCTCGCCGACGGCTACGCCAAGAAGCCCGTCCCGGAGACCACCCGCCCGTCCCCGCTGGGTAGCTATTCTCCCGTGCGGAGCAACGTGCCTTTCTTCCAGAGCGTGGACTCTTCCTGCCTCTCGCCGACGCCAGGCAGCCAGCCCCCCCGCAGCCGCTCCTGCCCCATCTCTGCCGGCCTCCTGCCGACCGCCAGGCCTTCCCCAGCCACGGGCAGCCAGGCCCCCGGTGCCAGCGCCGCCGGCAGCAGCCTCCGCAAGGCCAAGGGGAGCCCCAGGCTGCtgtccaaggaggaggaggaggaggccacgcCGCCAGAACCGAGCGTGCTGCTCGTGGAGTACGAGCTCCAGGGCAGCTCCTCCCCGCCCGTGGCCGGCGCAGGGGGCCACGCCGAGCCCCAGTGGAAGGCCGGCTGCAGTGAGGCCGCCAACGTGGGCTCCTTGGGCACCGTCGTCACCCGGCCCCTCAATG CCAACCACCTGTCTCCGCAAGCGCTCAAGTGGCGGGAGTATCGGCGAAGAAACCCGCTGGGGCTGGACCGCGCCCCGGGGCCGGCGGGTCTGGCGGGCAGCCTGgactggaagcagcagcagcagcagcagcacgagaGCCGGCTGCCCTGGAGGAACCCCGCCTGCGAGTTCCCTGCAGCCCTGAATGCGGGCCGCTCCAACGGCCGACTCAACG GGCAGTCAATGAAACATCCGCAGCTCAACTACTCCGACTTCTTCCCAGACTATTTCTCCTTGGCAGAAAAACCACCTGCTGAATTCTGCCTCTCGCCAGATGGCAACACAGAGTCCATCTCCATTGATCTGTTGCAGAAGAAGG GTCTGGTCAAGGCAATCAACATGGCCGTGGATCTGATTGTGGCGCATTTCGGGAGCAGCAGAGACCTCGGGGTGAAG GCCAAGCTGGGGAACAGCTCCGTGAGCCCCAACGTGGGGCATCTGATCCTGAAGTACTTGTGCCCGGCCCTCCGTGACGTCCTGAGCGATGGGCTCAAGGCCTACGTGCTGGATGTCATCATCGGCCAAAGGCGGAACATCCCCTGGAGCGTTGTGGAGGCCTCCACCCAGCTGG GACCCTCCACCAAAGTCCTGCACGGCCTCTACAGCCGAGTCAGCCAGTCCCCGGAGCTCTGCACCCACGCCATGCGCTTCAACGCCTTCATCTTCGGCCTTCTGAA CATCCGTTCCCTGGAGTTCTGGTTTAACCACCTCTACAACCATGAAG ACATCGTCCAGATGCACTACCAGCCGGTGGGCTTCCTGCCGCTGTCCCACGGGGTCTGCCGGGGCCTCTTCGAGGAGgtgctgctcctgctgcagccGCTCTCGCTGCTGCCCTTCAGCCTGGACCTCCTCTTCGAGCACCGCCTGCTGCAGATgggcaaagagcagcagcagcgcaaGGAGCTGCTCCGCGTCAAGCAGGGCCTGGTGCTCTCGGCGCACTCCACCCTGCAGCTGATGAGGACCCGCGGGAGCAGCCCCGAGAGGAGCGGCGCCGGCAGCTGGGGCCtggcggagcagcagcagcagcagcccgggCCAGGAGGCTGCGGGGCCCCCGCGGagaaggcgccgccgccgccgccgccacccagacTCAAGGGGGTGGGCGCCCCCTCTGGAGgccctgagggagggggggaggcggagcgGCGGAGGGCCCGGGAGGGCGTCGCGGAGCGGAAGAAGGACAAGCAGGCCAGCTGGTGGTACCAGCTCATGCAGAGCTCCCAGGTCTACATTGAGGGCTCCGCCGAGGGCGCGCG TGCATCCGCTACGAGCGCAAGAAGAAGGCGGGGGGCGGGCGGCCGGCCAGCGGAGCCCGAGAAGGGGCCTCCCCCACGGGAGGGAGTGGTGGAAGGGGCCGAGGCTTGCCCCATCACCGAAGTGCCCCTCCGAGACAGGCCCCCGGCAGCGGCAACGGAGCCCCCACGGAAGCCCCAGCCCGCAGCCCGGGAGGACCCTGCGAAGGAGGGGAGCCGGCCCTCCTGGATGGGCAGCCCCCCGGACTGTGTGGTCACGGAGCTGAAACGCACCCAGGCGAAGGAGAGCGGGCCAGGCCCGAGGCAGCAGGGCCCGGAGGGGGGCAGCGCCGGCGGCCAGCCCAAGTGGGGGCACCTCTTCGGCTCTCGGAAGGTGCCCAAGGAGCCCAAGCAGGCCAGCAG GCTGCCGTCCGGGTGGCTGAGCTTGGATCGCTCCGTGTTCCAGCTGATGGCCCAGACGGTGGGGGCCGGCGTGTGGCGAGGGGCTGCCTCGGAGCCCGAGGGGCTGCCTGCGGATCTCTCCCCTTCACGCTCCACAAGGCCAGCAGGGCAGCCGGAGAGGAGCGCGTCCCCTGAGACACCGTG cGGGGTGAAGGCCCTCTGCCACCACATCGCCACCGAGTCCGGGCAGCTGAGCTTCAAGAAGGGCGACGTCCTGCGCGTGCTGGGCAAGGTGGACGCCGACTGGCTGCGGTGCAGCCGAGGAGCCGAGAGCGGGCTGGTGCCCATCATGTACGTCACCCACGTGGAGGACGAGGACTATTGA
- the CIMIP2B gene encoding ciliary microtubule inner protein 2B, whose product MAAAFAPQASPALLTADPHYIPGYSGYCPRYKFTLGQTYGKLTSELLASPEAAHPGRRLLQSTRSPGSRDESPEQEEGAPQGEKAPLLGHSRIPGYTGFIPRAQNHFAKTYTEICKEARSEFARQLARGAARRQAWQVAGGEPPRDTKPVPKLFTANYKAPLLAVSKAAAPYVSRCAFKPHGSPYSLESSSPQKSFIPGFTGFVPRARYLIGASYPVTTHRALVEFDRMLRRQARGPLGSDAEAQEEGDALPPLAKTYPTDMGLLPHYKGYVPGYKFQFGHTYGHLTRNALGQSTLEKQMLDVPPLL is encoded by the exons CTACAGCGGCTACTGCCCCCGCTACAAGTTCACACTGGGCCAGACGTACGGGAAACTCACCTCAGAGCTGCTCGCTAGCCCCGAGGCAGCTCACCCTGGCCGGCGCCTGTTGCAGTCCACCCGCTCCCCCGGCAGCCGTGATGAGAGCCCAGAGCAGGAAGAGGGAGCGCCCCAGGGAGAAAAGGCCCCCCTGCTTGGCCACAGCAGGATCCCCGGATACACAG GATTCATCCCCCGGGCCCAAAACCACTTTGCCAAGACCTACACCGAGATCTGCAAGGAGGCCCGGAGTGAGTTTGCCCGGCAGCTGGCAAGGGGCGCTGCCAGGAGGCAGGCGTGGCAAGTGGCCGGAGGAGAGCCTCCACGGGACACCAAGCCCGTGCCTAAA CTCTTCACCGCCAACTACAAGGCCCCACTTTTAGCCGTGTCCAAAGCTGCGGCCCCCTACGTGTCTCGCTGTGCCTTCAAGCCCCACGGCTCGCCCTACTCGCTGGAGAGCAGCAGCCCCCAGAAGTCCTTCATTCCAG GATTCACTGGATTTGTGCCTCGTGCCCGGTATCTGATCGGGGCGAGCTACCCAGTCACCACGCACCGGGCTCTGGTGGAGTTTGATCGAATGCTTCGGAGGCAGGCGCGGGGGCCTTTGGGGAGCGATGCTGAGGCCCAGGAGGAGGGCGACGCCCTCCCACCGCTAGCAAAGACCTACCCCACGGACATGGGCCTCCTGCCCCACTACAAGGGCTACGTGCCAG GCTACAAGTTCCAATTTGGCCACACCTATGGCCACCTTACCCGTAACGCTCTGGGCCAGAGCACACTGGAGAAGCAGATGCTGGACGTGCCGCCGCTGCTGTGA